The proteins below are encoded in one region of Cyanobacterium stanieri LEGE 03274:
- the murQ gene encoding N-acetylmuramic acid 6-phosphate etherase: MNNEVTRGHLLTEQINPASMNLDQLSCLQIVDVFNQEDQKTVDAIALARQSLAQAIDITAQCLSQGGRLFYIGAGTSGRLGVLDAAECPPTFCTDPTLVQGILAGGEGAMFKSSEALEDLPEDGARAIAHYEINEIDVVVGITAGGTTPYVHGALEEARKRKAKTIFISCIPQEQLKIEVDVDIRLLTGPEVLAGSTRLKAGTVTKMALNIISTGVMVKLGKVYGNRMIDVSVTNSKLLDRALRIITDLTDLEREKAQELLTASGSKVKLALLMHWKNLNKNQAQTLLDKHQGNLRQALDNTFST; this comes from the coding sequence ATGAATAATGAAGTCACTAGGGGACATCTTTTAACCGAGCAGATTAATCCTGCTAGTATGAATCTTGATCAGCTTTCTTGTTTGCAAATCGTTGATGTTTTTAACCAAGAGGATCAAAAAACCGTAGATGCGATCGCCCTTGCCCGTCAATCCTTAGCCCAAGCCATCGACATTACCGCCCAATGCCTTAGTCAAGGGGGTCGATTATTTTACATTGGGGCAGGTACTAGCGGTCGTTTAGGGGTACTTGATGCGGCGGAATGTCCCCCCACCTTCTGCACCGATCCAACCCTCGTACAAGGCATTCTAGCAGGGGGAGAAGGGGCAATGTTCAAAAGTTCCGAAGCCCTAGAAGACTTACCCGAAGATGGCGCAAGGGCGATCGCCCATTACGAAATCAACGAAATAGATGTAGTAGTCGGCATCACCGCAGGAGGTACTACCCCTTACGTCCATGGAGCGTTAGAAGAAGCCCGAAAAAGAAAAGCGAAAACCATCTTTATCAGTTGTATTCCCCAAGAGCAACTAAAAATAGAAGTAGATGTGGACATTCGACTACTCACAGGCCCAGAAGTCTTAGCAGGTTCAACCCGCCTCAAAGCAGGTACAGTCACCAAAATGGCCCTAAACATCATTTCCACAGGGGTAATGGTCAAACTAGGCAAAGTTTACGGCAACAGAATGATCGATGTATCCGTCACCAACTCTAAACTACTAGATAGAGCCTTAAGAATTATTACCGACTTAACCGACTTAGAGCGAGAAAAAGCCCAAGAATTATTAACTGCCAGTGGTTCAAAAGTTAAACTAGCCCTACTAATGCACTGGAAAAACCTTAATAAAAACCAAGCCCAAACCCTCCTCGACAAACATCAAGGTAACCTACGCCAAGCCCTCGATAACACATTCTCAACCTGA
- a CDS encoding Npun_F5749 family FMN-dependent PPOX-type flavoprotein, whose protein sequence is MTNIAPWRSPLAKALHLNRAKPHSRYFQIATINPEGFPHNRTVVFRGFYADTNNLQIITDIRSEKYQHLQKQPQSEICWYFTKTREQFRIQGLIDIITYQENNKNMSHARQQAWEKLSDNAKIQFTWPTPGEKVIKEYHTATDSLEQPLDTFCLLILKPQKVDHLQLKGNPQNRYRYHLDEKNNWVITAINP, encoded by the coding sequence ATGACTAATATAGCACCGTGGCGATCGCCCCTAGCCAAAGCCTTACATCTAAATCGAGCCAAACCCCATAGCCGTTATTTTCAAATAGCAACCATCAACCCAGAAGGATTTCCCCACAATCGTACCGTCGTTTTTCGTGGTTTTTATGCAGATACCAACAACCTACAAATTATCACCGACATTAGAAGCGAAAAATATCAACATCTACAAAAACAACCTCAAAGCGAGATTTGTTGGTATTTTACCAAAACCAGAGAACAATTTAGAATCCAAGGTTTGATCGATATTATCACCTACCAAGAAAACAATAAAAATATGAGCCATGCCCGTCAACAAGCATGGGAAAAATTGAGCGATAACGCCAAAATACAATTTACATGGCCAACCCCAGGAGAAAAAGTTATTAAAGAATACCACACCGCAACAGATAGCCTTGAACAACCCCTTGATACCTTTTGTTTATTAATATTAAAACCTCAAAAAGTTGACCATCTTCAACTCAAGGGTAACCCCCAAAATAGATACCGATACCACCTAGATGAAAAAAATAACTGGGTAATCACTGCCATTAATCCGTAA
- a CDS encoding ABC transporter permease, translated as MKYWDETLAVSQRILTELIKRRRSLIFWSIFPISILFINGYILGERASLELSEALKMAAPPSLVGAALFFSCLGGSVATVVSEREQKTLKRLFISPLSGFSYFIGIFLAHALIGIGQTVLVYGVILVRGETIEGDFFLGVAILFLSIAGYVGVGFILGTQLAKRTEDVNAIVATFGVPLLIIGGAFLPTSLFPDGLLTVAQFNPIFHMNEALLNVWAGGSSFEDVENHFWFLVIFAGVMVISGWFSYYRMVQSEKTL; from the coding sequence ATGAAATATTGGGATGAAACATTAGCAGTTAGTCAAAGAATTTTAACGGAATTAATTAAGAGAAGAAGAAGTTTAATTTTTTGGTCAATTTTTCCAATTTCTATTTTATTTATTAATGGTTATATTTTAGGAGAAAGGGCAAGTTTAGAGTTATCAGAAGCCCTGAAAATGGCAGCACCTCCTAGCCTCGTGGGGGCAGCTTTATTTTTTAGTTGTTTGGGGGGAAGTGTGGCAACGGTGGTATCTGAAAGGGAGCAAAAAACCTTAAAAAGATTATTTATCTCTCCATTAAGTGGTTTTTCTTATTTTATCGGCATTTTTCTGGCTCATGCTTTAATCGGTATTGGGCAAACTGTTTTGGTTTATGGGGTGATTTTGGTGAGGGGAGAAACCATTGAGGGTGATTTTTTTCTGGGGGTTGCGATTCTGTTTCTTAGCATTGCTGGTTATGTGGGGGTTGGTTTTATTTTAGGTACTCAGTTGGCCAAACGCACAGAGGATGTAAATGCGATCGTGGCTACTTTTGGAGTACCATTATTAATTATTGGGGGGGCTTTTTTGCCTACTTCTTTGTTTCCCGATGGTTTATTAACGGTAGCTCAATTTAACCCCATTTTTCATATGAATGAGGCTTTACTTAATGTGTGGGCTGGGGGTAGTAGTTTTGAAGATGTAGAAAATCATTTTTGGTTTTTAGTTATCTTTGCGGGGGTTATGGTTATTAGTGGTTGGTTTTCTTATTATCGTATGGTGCAATCGGAAAAAACTCTTTAA
- a CDS encoding sensor histidine kinase has product MKQKMTLGTRLFLSHLAVMVVGLSTFIGVAKVSSPQFFVLRLEQLERKGFLTVRSAKTYLIEGFETAWNRSTMWSLVLGGLTAGGLSYYLSRRIMKPLQQMKDITHNFAAGHWEQRMPESEIPELNQLSVSFNRMASSLEDVERRRRDLVGDLTHELRTPLTVVRGYLEELASGDMEASPQLYLNMVRETKRLENLTRDLQELSKAEAGYLSIDVKPINVLPLLRDLITRFRDQLLDDGPVLKLSCPNSLPLVMADGDRTEQILVNLLGNAIRYTEIGSIEIFTEIVNKFLWIAIEDTGTGIAPEDLPHVFERFWRADRSRNSYSGGSGIGLAITKKLVELHGGAIEVTSQLNQGTTFRFCLPLA; this is encoded by the coding sequence ATGAAACAAAAAATGACTTTAGGCACAAGGCTTTTTCTATCCCATTTAGCAGTGATGGTGGTAGGTTTAAGCACTTTTATTGGTGTGGCGAAAGTGTCCTCTCCCCAATTTTTTGTCCTAAGATTAGAACAGTTAGAAAGAAAAGGATTTTTAACCGTAAGGTCTGCTAAAACTTATCTGATTGAAGGCTTTGAGACGGCGTGGAATCGTAGTACCATGTGGTCATTGGTTTTGGGTGGTTTAACCGCAGGGGGATTAAGTTATTATCTGAGTCGAAGAATTATGAAACCCCTACAGCAAATGAAAGACATTACCCACAATTTTGCAGCGGGGCATTGGGAGCAAAGAATGCCAGAAAGCGAGATTCCTGAGTTAAATCAATTGAGCGTCAGTTTTAATCGCATGGCTAGTAGTTTGGAGGATGTGGAGAGAAGAAGAAGGGATTTAGTGGGAGATTTAACCCATGAGTTACGCACCCCTTTAACGGTGGTGAGAGGTTATTTGGAAGAATTAGCATCGGGGGATATGGAGGCTTCTCCCCAGTTATATTTGAATATGGTGCGCGAAACAAAACGTTTAGAAAATTTGACTCGGGATTTACAAGAGTTGTCGAAGGCGGAGGCTGGTTATTTATCTATTGATGTGAAACCGATTAATGTTTTACCTTTGTTGAGGGATTTGATTACTAGATTTCGGGATCAACTTTTGGATGATGGGCCAGTGTTAAAGTTATCATGTCCTAATAGTTTGCCCTTGGTAATGGCTGATGGCGATCGCACCGAACAAATTTTAGTGAATTTATTGGGAAATGCCATTCGTTACACGGAAATTGGTTCTATTGAAATTTTTACAGAAATAGTTAATAAATTTTTATGGATTGCCATCGAAGATACCGGCACAGGCATTGCCCCGGAAGATTTACCCCATGTATTTGAAAGATTTTGGCGAGCCGATCGCTCCCGTAACAGTTATTCTGGGGGCAGTGGTATTGGTTTAGCTATTACCAAAAAATTGGTAGAATTGCACGGCGGAGCTATCGAGGTAACCAGTCAACTTAACCAAGGCACTACTTTTCGCTTTTGTTTACCCTTGGCTTGA
- a CDS encoding DnaJ C-terminal domain-containing protein has translation MASTDFKDYYSVLGINKSATADEIKKAFRKLAVKYHPDRNPDNKQAEEKFKEISEAYEVLGDADKRKKYDQFGRYWQQAGQKTQSPWGNSSAGAGVNFDGFDFSQYSGFDDFIDQLLGRFSNPSSTGYGSTGSRTNSTGFGDFGGFGGQQTSNNSAYNIEKNISLTFAQAFKGVESKINLGTETVTVRIPPGAKSGTKIRLRGKGNVNPLTQQRGDLYLKVDLKPHNFFSFEDDKLVCEMPITPPEAVLGNEISVPTPDGSVSVKIPAGIRHGQSLRLKGKGWSSAKGSRGDLLVRIAIATPANISDKEKEYYQKIEEISTYNPRQNLDKIKL, from the coding sequence ATGGCAAGTACAGATTTTAAAGATTATTATTCAGTTTTAGGAATTAATAAAAGTGCCACAGCAGATGAAATTAAGAAGGCTTTTCGTAAATTAGCAGTAAAATATCATCCAGATCGTAACCCTGACAACAAACAAGCAGAAGAAAAATTTAAAGAAATTAGTGAGGCTTACGAAGTATTAGGAGACGCAGATAAAAGGAAAAAATATGATCAATTTGGACGGTATTGGCAACAAGCAGGGCAAAAAACCCAATCCCCTTGGGGTAACAGCAGCGCTGGTGCGGGGGTAAATTTTGACGGCTTCGATTTTAGTCAATACAGTGGATTTGATGACTTTATCGATCAACTATTAGGACGTTTTTCTAACCCATCCTCCACGGGATATGGTAGCACAGGAAGTAGAACCAACAGCACAGGATTTGGAGATTTTGGCGGTTTTGGGGGGCAACAAACCTCTAATAATAGCGCCTATAACATCGAAAAAAATATCAGTCTTACTTTCGCCCAAGCCTTTAAGGGGGTAGAGAGTAAAATTAACCTAGGCACAGAAACTGTCACCGTGAGAATTCCCCCCGGGGCAAAATCAGGCACTAAAATTCGTTTACGGGGTAAAGGAAATGTTAATCCTTTAACTCAGCAAAGGGGCGATTTATATTTGAAAGTTGACTTAAAACCCCATAACTTTTTTTCCTTTGAGGATGATAAATTGGTTTGTGAAATGCCCATTACACCCCCAGAAGCTGTGTTAGGTAATGAAATTTCTGTGCCTACCCCCGATGGTAGTGTTAGTGTCAAAATCCCTGCAGGTATTCGTCATGGGCAGTCTTTACGTCTCAAAGGTAAGGGATGGAGTAGCGCTAAGGGTAGTCGAGGTGATTTGTTAGTGCGCATTGCGATCGCAACTCCTGCTAACATAAGTGATAAAGAGAAAGAATATTATCAAAAAATAGAGGAAATTAGCACCTACAATCCTCGCCAAAACCTAGATAAAATAAAACTCTAA
- a CDS encoding ATP-binding response regulator — translation MTTILVIDDDVSIRDSIREILTTLDFQVITASNGKQGLQLIKKNSLDLILCDVSMPTMTGYELLETLQSQEKFSSIPFIFLTGNSDTRNMRKGMELGADDYLFKPFTIDSLLKAINTRLEKTARLKKQSSTRLTELRHNISFALPHEINTPLNGINSSAQLLKDYADNLSQEELKEIADLILESSKRLTHLMQNFLLYAELELISQDNQKIEHIRQSKTSQCSIFNILVSLSQEISQQYHRQSDLSLQIDDEMVAIAENNLDKICRELLDNAFKYSQPKDMVRISCQKQNDNWLEISIFNQGKGMTQEEIQRIGAYMQFQRAKYEQQGSGLGVAIAQKMLEIYGGSLIINSIYQQETMVKIILPIVSKSS, via the coding sequence ATGACCACAATATTAGTAATTGATGATGATGTTAGTATCAGAGATAGCATCAGAGAAATTCTAACTACCCTCGATTTTCAAGTCATTACAGCCAGTAACGGTAAACAAGGGTTACAGTTAATAAAAAAAAATAGCCTTGATTTAATATTATGTGATGTCTCCATGCCCACCATGACAGGGTATGAATTACTAGAAACATTACAAAGCCAAGAAAAGTTTTCCTCTATTCCCTTTATTTTTTTAACAGGTAACTCAGACACCCGTAATATGCGAAAAGGGATGGAATTAGGTGCGGATGATTATCTATTTAAACCCTTTACCATTGATAGTCTTCTCAAAGCCATTAACACTCGCCTAGAAAAAACAGCCCGACTCAAAAAACAATCCTCCACAAGATTAACAGAGTTAAGACACAACATTAGTTTTGCCCTACCCCATGAAATTAATACTCCCCTTAATGGTATCAATAGTTCGGCTCAACTGCTCAAAGATTATGCAGATAATTTGAGTCAAGAAGAATTGAAAGAAATTGCTGATTTAATTTTAGAAAGTAGTAAGAGGCTAACCCATTTAATGCAGAATTTTTTACTGTATGCCGAATTAGAATTAATTAGTCAAGATAATCAAAAAATTGAACACATTAGACAATCAAAAACTTCTCAATGTAGTATCTTTAATATTCTAGTTTCCCTAAGCCAAGAAATATCGCAACAATATCACCGTCAATCGGATTTATCCCTGCAAATTGACGATGAGATGGTGGCAATTGCCGAAAATAATTTAGATAAAATATGTCGTGAATTACTTGATAATGCTTTTAAATATTCCCAGCCTAAGGATATGGTGAGAATTAGTTGTCAAAAACAAAATGACAATTGGTTAGAAATTTCTATTTTTAATCAGGGTAAAGGAATGACACAGGAAGAAATTCAACGCATAGGCGCATATATGCAGTTTCAACGAGCAAAATATGAGCAACAGGGAAGCGGTTTAGGGGTTGCCATTGCCCAAAAAATGTTAGAAATCTATGGCGGTAGTTTAATAATAAATAGTATTTACCAGCAAGAAACTATGGTTAAGATAATTCTTCCCATTGTTTCAAAGTCGAGTTAG
- a CDS encoding DUF3110 domain-containing protein codes for MIVYVLLYNSGTSNEGIHTLQIGDRDCVLMFESEDDAVRYALLLEAQDFPMPSAEAIEMDEIEDFCASAGYDYKFISEGMLEVPPENNVEHMDWDINGTPQAPITENSSQAEMSAFELERIRRQLEGLL; via the coding sequence ATGATTGTTTATGTTTTATTATACAATTCGGGAACAAGCAATGAAGGTATTCACACATTACAGATAGGCGATCGCGACTGTGTGTTGATGTTTGAATCGGAAGATGATGCGGTGCGCTATGCGTTACTTTTGGAGGCTCAAGATTTTCCCATGCCTTCGGCTGAAGCCATTGAAATGGATGAGATTGAGGATTTTTGTGCCAGTGCGGGGTATGATTACAAGTTTATCTCTGAGGGTATGTTAGAAGTTCCCCCTGAGAATAATGTCGAACATATGGACTGGGATATTAATGGCACTCCTCAAGCACCGATTACCGAAAATTCTTCCCAAGCCGAAATGTCTGCTTTTGAACTTGAGCGTATTCGCCGTCAATTGGAGGGGTTACTATAA
- the uvrC gene encoding excinuclease ABC subunit UvrC yields MPKLKDLPSDAGVYFMRDRTGEILYIGKAKNLRKRVSSYFAPSQRHSNRIALMVSQIRDIDFIVTDTEAEALALEANLIKQHQPHFNVLLKDDKKYPYVCITWSEKYPRIFITRKRRVKSKGDRYYGPYTDTRGLRHTLDLIKNNFALRQRPKPLHKDRPCLNYDMGKCPGVCQNLISPQQYQQTIQKIALIFQGRTNELINQLRQQMEKAAENLDFEKAAKYRDQIHSLEQLFATQKVALPDDTISQDAIALAQDEQHTCIQLFQIRAGRLVGRLGFYTDSGKETEAGEILQRVLEQHYQQIEPLEIPSEILVQHPLEDAEILMKWLGEKTGKKITIINPQRQIKAELIAMVKKNAHIELEKTQKSVLVNLEAMEDLAQILGLKHLPKHIEGYDISHLQGSNAVASRVVFIDGQPAKQYYRHYKIKNPTITIGHSDDFLSLQEVIRRRFSGNDPHPDLIMIDGGKGQLSAVWEVLEELNLTGKLKVISLAKKREEIFLPKQSQPLPTDAEQAGVQLLRRLRDEAHRFAVTFHRQQRLKASRRSQLDQIQGLGFERQKRLLAHFHSVDYIREASVKQIQGVDGIGPNLAQNIYDYFHPI; encoded by the coding sequence TTGCCGAAATTAAAGGATTTGCCCTCCGATGCGGGGGTTTATTTTATGCGCGATCGCACCGGGGAGATATTATATATAGGTAAGGCAAAAAATTTACGCAAAAGGGTATCATCCTATTTTGCCCCCTCCCAGAGACATAGTAACCGTATTGCCTTGATGGTATCTCAGATACGGGATATTGATTTTATTGTCACCGACACCGAAGCCGAAGCCCTGGCATTAGAAGCGAATTTAATCAAGCAACATCAACCCCATTTTAATGTGTTGCTCAAAGATGATAAGAAGTATCCTTATGTGTGTATTACTTGGTCTGAAAAATATCCTCGCATTTTTATCACCCGTAAAAGAAGGGTAAAAAGTAAGGGCGATCGCTACTATGGGCCCTATACTGATACAAGGGGATTACGGCATACCCTCGACTTAATTAAAAATAATTTTGCCCTCAGACAGCGCCCCAAGCCGTTACATAAAGATAGACCCTGCTTAAATTATGATATGGGAAAATGCCCTGGGGTATGTCAAAACCTCATTTCGCCTCAACAATATCAACAAACCATCCAAAAAATTGCTCTTATTTTTCAAGGGAGGACAAATGAACTAATCAATCAGTTACGGCAACAAATGGAAAAGGCGGCGGAAAATCTTGACTTTGAAAAGGCGGCAAAATATCGAGATCAAATCCACAGTTTAGAGCAATTATTTGCCACCCAAAAGGTAGCCTTGCCTGACGATACCATATCCCAGGATGCGATCGCCCTTGCCCAAGATGAACAACATACTTGCATTCAACTATTTCAAATTAGGGCAGGGCGTTTGGTGGGTAGATTGGGCTTTTACACCGATAGTGGTAAGGAAACCGAGGCGGGGGAAATCTTACAAAGGGTATTAGAACAACATTATCAACAAATTGAACCCTTAGAAATTCCCTCCGAAATTTTGGTACAACATCCCCTCGAGGATGCGGAAATATTGATGAAATGGTTAGGAGAAAAAACAGGCAAAAAAATCACCATCATTAACCCCCAAAGACAAATTAAGGCGGAATTAATCGCCATGGTGAAAAAAAATGCCCACATTGAATTGGAAAAAACCCAAAAATCCGTCCTCGTAAACCTCGAAGCTATGGAGGATTTAGCCCAAATTCTCGGTTTAAAACACCTTCCTAAGCATATCGAAGGGTATGATATATCCCACCTTCAGGGTTCCAATGCCGTGGCTTCTAGGGTGGTATTTATCGATGGACAACCTGCCAAACAATATTATCGCCACTACAAAATTAAAAACCCCACCATCACCATTGGACATTCCGACGACTTTTTATCGTTACAGGAAGTGATTAGACGGCGTTTTTCGGGCAATGACCCCCATCCTGACTTAATTATGATTGATGGCGGAAAAGGGCAACTCTCGGCGGTGTGGGAGGTGTTAGAGGAGTTAAATTTAACAGGTAAGCTGAAAGTAATTAGTTTAGCGAAAAAAAGGGAGGAGATATTTTTACCCAAACAATCCCAACCTTTGCCTACGGATGCCGAACAAGCAGGGGTACAATTATTGAGGAGGTTAAGGGATGAAGCTCACCGTTTCGCTGTTACCTTCCACCGACAACAACGATTAAAGGCTTCGAGGCGATCGCAACTTGACCAAATCCAGGGCTTAGGCTTTGAACGCCAAAAACGTCTCTTAGCCCATTTTCACTCGGTGGATTACATCAGGGAAGCCAGTGTAAAGCAAATTCAAGGGGTGGATGGTATCGGGCCTAATTTGGCTCAAAATATTTACGACTACTTCCACCCTATTTGA
- the dacB gene encoding D-alanyl-D-alanine carboxypeptidase/D-alanyl-D-alanine endopeptidase, with protein sequence MIKKHQFITFLSILSMAFSGGAVTAQDNASILEFNPAQRNQSIPIPVNPPEIRSITPNICTPELNASIQQIIDAYGGGWGILVESLETGETIYHYNADRGFIPASNTKILTTAAALQRMDPNANFSGNTSVREWINVVNLRSNNYYADTLLRRVGGSTTAKQILAQMGVNPSTFHFADGSGLSRNNVATPRAIVQTLRVMYNDRHRDVFLASLPTAGVSGTLTNRMRQTPVQGIVRAKTGTLRGVRALSGYLDHKDHGTLIFSIMANHPSNVGTNLVGAIDQMLIRINMAGPCRS encoded by the coding sequence ATGATTAAAAAGCACCAGTTTATAACTTTCCTCTCCATTCTCTCCATGGCCTTTAGTGGAGGGGCGGTTACTGCCCAAGATAACGCTTCTATTTTAGAGTTTAATCCTGCCCAGAGAAATCAATCTATCCCCATTCCCGTTAACCCCCCAGAAATTAGAAGTATCACCCCCAATATTTGCACCCCAGAATTAAATGCTTCTATCCAACAAATTATTGATGCCTATGGTGGAGGTTGGGGAATTTTAGTAGAAAGTTTAGAGACGGGGGAAACCATTTACCATTACAACGCCGATAGGGGTTTTATTCCTGCTTCTAACACCAAAATTTTAACCACGGCGGCCGCTTTACAAAGAATGGACCCCAATGCTAATTTTAGTGGTAATACTTCTGTACGAGAATGGATTAATGTGGTTAATCTCAGAAGTAATAATTATTATGCCGATACCCTGTTACGTCGTGTGGGGGGTTCTACCACTGCTAAACAGATTTTAGCTCAAATGGGGGTCAATCCGAGTACCTTCCATTTTGCCGATGGCTCTGGATTATCCCGTAATAATGTGGCTACCCCAAGGGCGATCGTTCAAACCTTAAGGGTAATGTATAATGACCGTCATCGGGATGTATTTTTAGCTTCTTTACCCACGGCGGGGGTGAGTGGTACTCTAACTAATCGCATGAGGCAAACCCCTGTACAGGGCATTGTTAGGGCAAAAACAGGTACTCTACGGGGGGTAAGGGCTTTATCTGGTTATTTGGATCATAAGGATCATGGTACTTTAATCTTTAGTATTATGGCTAATCATCCTAGTAATGTGGGTACTAATTTGGTAGGGGCGATCGATCAAATGTTAATTCGCATTAATATGGCCGGGCCTTGTCGTTCTTAA
- the lysA gene encoding diaminopimelate decarboxylase → MLVTEKNSSEKFIKEFDSSLSPNQQLLPLTAKINDQNHLEIGGCDVVDLVKKFGTSLYIVDEQTLRTSARQYRDAFRKYYPGQSQVIYASKAWCCMAIASILATEEIGFDVVSGGELYTTTKALEMSNLGQEYIQDKIYLHGNNKSIAELELAIDSQCKIMVDNWLELENLAKLSAQKQTPVSILVRLTPGIECHTHEYIRTGSIDSKFGFDANQLEGVFTFAKEQEFINCIGLHAHIGSQIFELQPHHDLAGVLADWYKKALDYGLPMAELNVGGGLGIRYTESDDPPSIEQWVETVCKSVVKACQERDIPLPKLISEPGRSMVGSSTVTAYTVGGRKVIPDVRTYISVDGGMSDNPRPITYQSLYEVVIANKMTSPNTETVTVAGKHCESGDILVKNVALPETKEGDILVVLATGAYNYSMASNYNRLARPAAVLVNEGEANLIIRRETYDDLVKQDLLPSRLV, encoded by the coding sequence ATGTTAGTTACCGAAAAAAATAGCTCCGAAAAGTTTATTAAAGAATTTGACTCTAGTTTATCTCCAAATCAACAGCTTTTACCCTTAACAGCAAAAATAAACGATCAAAATCATTTGGAAATTGGTGGTTGTGATGTGGTTGATTTAGTTAAAAAATTTGGTACTTCTTTGTATATTGTTGATGAGCAAACTTTACGTACTAGCGCCCGTCAATACCGAGATGCCTTTAGAAAATATTACCCAGGGCAATCCCAAGTTATCTATGCCTCCAAGGCTTGGTGTTGTATGGCGATCGCATCTATCCTAGCCACCGAAGAAATAGGCTTTGATGTGGTTTCTGGAGGCGAATTATATACTACCACAAAAGCCCTCGAGATGAGCAACTTAGGTCAAGAATATATTCAAGATAAAATCTACCTCCACGGTAACAATAAATCCATTGCCGAACTAGAATTAGCCATCGATAGTCAATGTAAAATTATGGTAGATAACTGGCTAGAATTAGAAAACCTCGCCAAATTATCCGCCCAAAAACAAACCCCCGTTTCCATTCTCGTGCGCCTCACCCCCGGCATTGAATGTCATACCCATGAATATATCCGCACAGGAAGCATTGACAGTAAATTTGGCTTTGATGCTAACCAACTAGAAGGGGTTTTTACCTTTGCCAAAGAGCAAGAATTTATTAATTGTATTGGCTTACACGCCCACATCGGCTCACAAATTTTTGAACTTCAACCCCACCACGACTTAGCAGGAGTCTTAGCCGACTGGTATAAAAAAGCCCTCGATTATGGTTTACCCATGGCAGAATTAAATGTTGGCGGTGGCTTAGGTATTCGTTATACTGAATCCGATGATCCCCCCAGCATTGAACAATGGGTAGAGACTGTTTGTAAATCCGTCGTCAAAGCCTGTCAGGAGCGCGATATACCCCTACCAAAATTGATTTCCGAACCGGGCCGCTCCATGGTCGGTAGTAGTACCGTAACGGCTTATACCGTGGGGGGAAGAAAGGTAATACCCGATGTAAGAACTTATATTTCAGTAGATGGGGGAATGTCGGATAATCCTCGCCCAATTACTTATCAATCCCTTTATGAAGTGGTGATTGCTAACAAAATGACAAGCCCAAATACCGAAACCGTAACGGTTGCGGGAAAACATTGCGAATCAGGAGATATTTTAGTAAAAAATGTCGCCCTTCCTGAGACAAAAGAGGGTGATATTCTGGTAGTATTAGCAACAGGGGCTTATAACTATAGTATGGCTTCTAACTACAACCGTCTAGCACGTCCTGCCGCTGTTTTAGTTAATGAAGGAGAGGCAAATTTAATTATCCGCCGTGAAACCTATGATGATTTGGTAAAACAAGATTTGTTGCCTAGTCGTTTGGTATAG
- a CDS encoding lysophospholipid acyltransferase family protein — protein sequence MTKESKLSIKKTNPAVYYLARFLVVSPFFHLYFRGRVENVEGVPREGKLMIVSNHASVFDPPILACAIPRRVSFMAKQELFNSPLFGKLISFLGAYPVNRGEGDRNAIRQALARIEQEWTTCVFIEGTRTDDGKVNNPKLGAALIAAKSQASVLPVCLCGTENILVKGKKLPQPVSVNIKIGEVMPPPPSTKKKDLELATQSYAEAINKLHSSQG from the coding sequence ATGACGAAGGAATCAAAATTATCCATTAAAAAGACCAATCCAGCAGTTTATTATCTAGCAAGGTTTTTGGTGGTTTCCCCGTTTTTTCATCTTTATTTTCGAGGTAGGGTAGAAAATGTGGAGGGTGTACCCCGTGAGGGCAAATTGATGATTGTGAGTAATCATGCCAGTGTTTTTGACCCACCTATTTTAGCTTGTGCCATTCCCCGTCGGGTATCTTTTATGGCCAAACAAGAGTTATTTAATTCCCCTTTATTTGGTAAATTAATTTCCTTTTTGGGGGCGTATCCTGTGAATCGGGGTGAGGGCGATCGCAACGCCATCCGTCAAGCCTTAGCTAGAATAGAACAAGAATGGACAACCTGTGTGTTTATCGAAGGTACTCGCACCGACGATGGTAAAGTAAATAATCCCAAGTTAGGCGCGGCCCTAATTGCCGCCAAATCCCAAGCCTCGGTGTTGCCCGTGTGCCTTTGTGGTACAGAAAACATCTTAGTTAAGGGAAAAAAATTACCTCAACCCGTCTCCGTTAACATCAAAATTGGTGAGGTGATGCCCCCTCCCCCTTCCACCAAGAAAAAAGACTTAGAATTAGCTACCCAATCTTACGCTGAAGCCATTAATAAATTACACTCAAGCCAAGGGTAA